One Neisseria sp. Marseille-Q5346 genomic region harbors:
- a CDS encoding DNA circularization N-terminal domain-containing protein has protein sequence MSWKDTLLDASFKGVGFDVIDDTLRGTHALAEHEYPFVQGSDIEDTGVSAMDMSLTAVLWGDDYESRLQSLLGVLRETGAGELIHPIYGSVPDCVVADFEAAHNEENPDYCTVRMTFKQSVKAAPFFDRELPSALADEIDWLADLASWQGFEVFQTALGKIQKAQSRWNAFHATVLTAVGVMYGQVNGVFTGSMNLLNSPRVLVAELKSVFGVLANMHVVGKSGLDGWRDMVGGVSKASATPWQVSRGTEGSVSAIDLIQRAKVEDVAAFTAFTATVGACALAEQAADILATQIDAPTLTPVEISRLLSDTHAALQRTLAANRILAMMLADEVKAEKMAYSLLRLYQTPADSADDVYRRIEAAGLLPQTPYLETAAELTESLRDTAHKLQKQAFAVLNMRPPLVQKIVGRDTSLHLLAFEWYGDYSRFGELLRLNPQIRHPNFLSKGEVLNAYAK, from the coding sequence ATGAGTTGGAAAGATACTTTGCTTGATGCCAGTTTCAAGGGTGTCGGCTTTGATGTAATCGATGATACGTTGCGTGGCACGCACGCCTTAGCCGAACACGAATACCCGTTTGTTCAGGGTTCGGATATTGAGGACACTGGTGTGTCGGCAATGGATATGAGCCTGACGGCGGTATTGTGGGGGGATGATTATGAAAGCAGGCTGCAAAGCCTGTTAGGTGTTTTGCGGGAGACTGGTGCGGGCGAATTGATCCACCCGATTTACGGCAGCGTGCCCGATTGCGTGGTGGCTGATTTTGAAGCTGCTCATAATGAAGAAAATCCCGATTACTGTACGGTGCGGATGACCTTTAAGCAAAGTGTCAAAGCCGCCCCGTTTTTTGACCGTGAATTGCCGTCTGCACTGGCCGATGAAATCGATTGGCTGGCAGATTTGGCCTCATGGCAGGGTTTTGAGGTGTTTCAGACGGCCTTGGGCAAGATTCAAAAGGCACAAAGCCGTTGGAACGCATTTCATGCCACAGTATTGACGGCAGTCGGCGTTATGTATGGTCAGGTAAACGGCGTATTCACCGGCTCCATGAATCTTCTTAACAGCCCGCGCGTATTGGTGGCCGAGTTGAAATCAGTATTCGGTGTGTTGGCAAATATGCACGTCGTCGGTAAAAGTGGGCTGGATGGCTGGCGCGATATGGTTGGCGGAGTGTCAAAAGCCTCCGCTACGCCGTGGCAGGTAAGTCGCGGGACAGAAGGCAGCGTTTCGGCAATCGATTTGATTCAGCGTGCAAAGGTTGAAGATGTCGCTGCTTTTACAGCCTTCACCGCAACTGTTGGAGCGTGTGCTTTGGCAGAACAGGCCGCAGATATTCTGGCAACACAAATTGATGCGCCAACTTTGACGCCCGTGGAAATCTCACGCCTATTATCCGATACCCATGCTGCTTTGCAACGCACGCTGGCCGCAAACCGTATTTTGGCGATGATGTTGGCAGATGAGGTAAAGGCCGAGAAGATGGCTTATTCCCTGCTAAGGTTATACCAAACACCGGCAGACAGTGCTGATGATGTGTATCGCCGCATTGAGGCTGCCGGCCTGTTGCCGCAAACACCATATCTTGAAACTGCCGCCGAACTGACTGAAAGTTTGCGTGATACGGCGCACAAGCTGCAAAAACAGGCTTTTGCCGTTTTGAATATGCGTCCTCCGTTAGTGCAGAAAATTGTAGGACGTGATACCAGCCTGCATCTGTTGGCGTTTGAATGGTATGGCGATTACAGCCGTTTTGGCGAGTTGTTGCGTCTGAATCCACAAATCCGTCATCCGAACTTTCTCAGTAAAGGAGAGGTGTTAAATGCCTACGCCAAATAA
- a CDS encoding phage baseplate assembly protein has translation MPTPNNTVTLMINGKTHGQWTNYDIVSDLLTPADDFSVTLGRPVDAVPTAVKEGDKVEVRVGGDTVLSGRIDRVHTTTEKGNKTLTIQGRDDAGILLDCSAPLFNAQDMDLNQIIEKIVKPLGLSKIRIDAAKTNKTHKVQIEPGSRAWDALTQYAEANGVWPWMEPDGTLVVGGPDYTTAPVAELVLRVSGDNNNIKSLEVERNMAARYSEVTVLGQSHTGKHNIKATVKDESLKLSRPLIVTEPDVDSQAEAERKAKKRLADSRLEGLTITAVVQGHRTDDGTLWQPGQRINVLSEPDGIDAVYFLMARTFVGGRGQGTETVLTLKEDGAWVLDADPPKKKQGAGKKDGKKTAHKPSENRKANGQAPVKPNKRRQAKKPKQELQVI, from the coding sequence ATGCCTACGCCAAATAATACCGTCACTCTGATGATTAACGGCAAAACTCATGGGCAATGGACGAACTACGACATCGTTTCTGACCTGCTCACCCCCGCCGATGACTTTTCAGTCACGCTTGGCCGTCCGGTAGATGCAGTCCCGACTGCAGTAAAAGAAGGCGATAAAGTAGAAGTCCGTGTCGGTGGGGATACGGTATTAAGCGGCCGTATCGACCGTGTACACACTACGACGGAGAAAGGCAATAAAACGCTGACCATTCAGGGCCGTGATGATGCCGGTATCCTGTTGGACTGTTCTGCGCCGTTGTTTAATGCGCAGGATATGGATTTAAACCAAATTATTGAAAAAATCGTCAAGCCTTTGGGTTTGTCAAAAATCCGTATCGATGCAGCCAAAACCAATAAAACCCATAAAGTTCAAATCGAGCCCGGAAGCCGTGCATGGGATGCCTTGACACAATATGCCGAAGCCAACGGGGTATGGCCTTGGATGGAGCCTGACGGCACGTTAGTTGTTGGTGGTCCTGACTACACCACAGCACCTGTTGCCGAGCTGGTCTTACGGGTCAGTGGCGACAATAACAATATCAAGAGCCTGGAAGTCGAGCGCAATATGGCCGCTCGGTACAGTGAGGTCACGGTATTGGGACAAAGCCATACCGGCAAGCACAATATCAAAGCGACGGTGAAAGATGAATCCCTTAAGCTGAGCCGGCCTTTAATCGTGACAGAGCCTGATGTTGACAGTCAGGCGGAAGCGGAACGTAAAGCGAAGAAACGCCTGGCAGACAGCCGCTTGGAAGGCTTGACCATCACGGCGGTGGTACAGGGACACCGAACCGATGACGGTACATTGTGGCAACCGGGTCAACGAATCAACGTATTGAGCGAACCGGACGGCATCGACGCGGTGTATTTCCTTATGGCGCGTACCTTTGTCGGAGGTAGAGGCCAAGGCACGGAAACTGTATTAACGCTTAAAGAAGACGGTGCATGGGTGTTGGATGCCGATCCGCCTAAGAAAAAACAAGGCGCAGGCAAAAAAGATGGCAAGAAAACTGCACACAAGCCGTCTGAAAATAGAAAAGCCAACGGTCAAGCACCAGTCAAGCCGAATAAACGCCGTCAGGCTAAAAAGCCAAAACAGGAATTGCAGGTTATTTAA
- a CDS encoding phage baseplate assembly protein V, translating to MDIKTIDKRIKQAFNTVRQGFRGKVARVQAGGGVQKIQVEGLDGETVQDLEHAENFGFTSNPPAGSDCVVVPLGGKTSHGIIVTTTNGAYRITGLSDGETAVYNADGAKMVLKKGRVIEIDCDKLNIKAPSGVNITSEKVECSAVLTAQGQINGNGGMAVQGGSGTTFTGNVDMVGDLNTTGALTNNGKDVGSTHKHTETNGSETGEVI from the coding sequence ATGGATATTAAAACCATAGATAAGCGTATCAAACAGGCGTTTAACACTGTCCGGCAGGGCTTTCGCGGAAAGGTTGCCAGAGTCCAGGCAGGTGGCGGTGTGCAAAAAATCCAAGTCGAAGGCTTGGACGGCGAAACCGTGCAAGACTTGGAGCATGCCGAAAACTTCGGCTTTACCAGCAATCCGCCTGCCGGGAGTGATTGCGTTGTTGTGCCGTTGGGGGGTAAAACCAGCCACGGTATTATCGTTACCACGACAAACGGCGCGTACCGCATTACCGGTTTGTCTGATGGTGAAACGGCGGTTTATAACGCTGACGGTGCCAAGATGGTGTTAAAAAAGGGGCGCGTCATTGAGATTGACTGCGATAAATTAAATATTAAAGCACCTAGCGGCGTAAATATCACTTCAGAAAAGGTCGAATGTTCTGCGGTGTTGACTGCACAAGGCCAAATCAACGGCAATGGAGGTATGGCCGTGCAAGGCGGTAGCGGTACGACATTTACCGGCAACGTGGACATGGTCGGCGATTTGAATACTACCGGCGCATTAACCAACAACGGTAAAGATGTCGGCAGCACCCACAAACACACTGAGACCAACGGTTCGGAAACCGGTGAAGTCATTTAA
- a CDS encoding phage GP46 family protein — MDALLNPQTGGYVVNQSAQSIENELYIRLVTPLGSYWADRTLGSRLHELRRQKHLKRIEVLAKQYAEQALQPVIKSKRAQSIQVTTSIPQRGWLKLHIEAVDAAGDTVTLSHKVAVI; from the coding sequence ATGGACGCTTTACTCAACCCACAAACAGGCGGCTATGTGGTCAACCAATCCGCCCAATCCATCGAAAACGAGCTGTATATCCGCTTGGTAACACCCTTGGGCAGTTACTGGGCAGACCGCACGCTCGGCAGCCGCCTACACGAATTGCGCCGCCAAAAGCATTTAAAGCGCATTGAAGTGCTGGCCAAGCAATACGCCGAGCAAGCCTTACAGCCTGTAATTAAGTCTAAACGCGCCCAATCCATCCAAGTAACCACATCCATCCCGCAGCGCGGTTGGCTGAAATTGCATATTGAAGCTGTTGATGCCGCAGGCGATACCGTAACTCTTAGTCACAAAGTGGCCGTGATATGA
- a CDS encoding baseplate J/gp47 family protein, producing the protein MTQALNFEQIRANYLRDLQNQNPTAHVHAGSDNHVRATAIAAVGEGQYQHQEWILRQAFADTADSAYLEKHAAKYGIYRKTATFAGGKVRVRGAVGATVPVGQQINVGDKVYLAAESAVIGTLGSTEIAVIATVSGSAQNQTAETAATLQSVPAGIDSSAVLLTMVGGTDAESDESLLARYEERLRRPAAGGNQYDFRNWCLEVPGVVDAFIYPLRRGNGFVDAVILGENGIPSAETLAAVQAHVDAVRPVTRKNGFLALAPSIQTVNVAVTITLSSGTDTETATAAIKSAVNAYFDALKPGDTLIKSQLETLISEVYGVRDRVLTTPVSNIKPQESAEDIYWLRPGSISVEYTT; encoded by the coding sequence ATGACGCAAGCACTTAATTTCGAGCAAATCCGCGCCAATTATCTGCGCGACCTACAAAACCAAAACCCTACCGCCCATGTGCACGCAGGCAGCGACAACCATGTACGTGCTACCGCTATTGCTGCTGTGGGTGAAGGCCAATACCAGCATCAAGAGTGGATTTTGCGTCAAGCGTTTGCCGATACCGCCGACAGTGCCTACCTCGAAAAACACGCTGCCAAATATGGGATTTACCGAAAAACTGCCACCTTTGCGGGCGGTAAGGTGCGTGTTCGCGGCGCGGTCGGTGCAACGGTGCCTGTTGGCCAACAAATCAATGTGGGCGATAAGGTGTATTTAGCCGCCGAATCTGCCGTTATCGGTACGCTTGGAAGCACCGAGATAGCCGTTATCGCCACTGTTTCGGGTAGCGCTCAAAATCAAACCGCCGAAACCGCGGCTACGCTGCAAAGCGTACCTGCGGGGATTGACAGTTCTGCCGTCTTGCTAACGATGGTTGGCGGTACAGATGCCGAAAGCGATGAGAGCCTGTTGGCACGATATGAAGAACGCCTGCGCCGACCTGCTGCGGGCGGTAACCAATACGACTTCCGCAATTGGTGCTTGGAAGTGCCGGGTGTGGTTGATGCATTTATCTACCCTTTACGTCGTGGCAACGGCTTTGTCGATGCCGTTATTTTGGGTGAAAACGGTATTCCCAGCGCGGAAACACTGGCCGCCGTACAAGCTCATGTCGATGCGGTACGACCTGTTACCCGTAAAAACGGTTTTTTAGCCCTTGCACCCAGTATCCAGACCGTAAATGTGGCCGTCACCATTACCTTAAGCAGCGGCACGGATACCGAAACGGCCACCGCTGCCATCAAATCAGCTGTGAATGCCTATTTTGATGCTTTAAAGCCCGGCGATACCCTAATTAAAAGCCAGTTGGAAACCTTAATCAGCGAAGTGTACGGCGTGCGTGACCGTGTCTTAACCACACCCGTGAGCAATATCAAGCCCCAGGAAAGTGCCGAAGATATTTACTGGCTGCGTCCTGGCAGTATTAGCGTGGAGTACACCACGTGA
- a CDS encoding YmfQ family protein, with protein sequence MSHQALLAAMRPPVSYDTVGDTAEIKAEAGVFDIVADHAEGVKNAPFPDAENDYLYRWEELLAITPPAGANTQQRTDAVLAKLNALGGLSIAYFTAIAESAGYTVNIYEEDQFRAGESCAGDCLNTEDAIWRWCVDIADGKATAYIFRAGQSRAGDRISVYTDPIIETMFEELKPAWTYCRFEYEEEV encoded by the coding sequence GTGAGCCATCAAGCCTTACTTGCCGCCATGCGCCCGCCTGTCAGCTACGACACCGTAGGAGATACGGCAGAAATCAAAGCTGAAGCGGGTGTGTTTGATATTGTGGCCGATCATGCGGAAGGAGTGAAAAATGCGCCGTTCCCTGATGCGGAAAACGATTACCTGTACCGCTGGGAAGAGCTGCTGGCCATCACCCCGCCTGCTGGAGCCAATACCCAACAACGTACTGATGCCGTGCTGGCCAAACTCAACGCCTTGGGCGGTTTGAGCATTGCCTACTTTACCGCCATTGCTGAATCGGCAGGCTACACCGTAAACATTTATGAAGAAGACCAATTCCGTGCCGGTGAAAGCTGTGCGGGAGATTGTTTGAATACTGAAGATGCTATTTGGCGTTGGTGTGTCGACATCGCCGACGGAAAAGCCACCGCCTATATTTTCAGAGCCGGACAAAGCCGTGCAGGCGACCGCATCAGTGTGTACACCGACCCGATTATCGAAACGATGTTTGAAGAATTAAAACCGGCATGGACGTATTGCCGCTTTGAATATGAAGAAGAGGTATAA
- a CDS encoding tail fiber domain-containing protein: MDLIQTPNKQFVDGDRRTPGTPVPAWWLNQLQGELYSILNAAGIEPNKADHAQVLSAIKILAADASQVASIEALRKYSGDGYVNVNAYHPNTTVGGGVFVADKADKSTADNGCTVIVSTDGTRWKRVFSGMLNLHDFGYVASKDNALATLNAAEAAALGIVVDCLGLSIDTGNTYPQKNKYTNGKFVIDGKTVDVQYQPIRSGIGRFISGTGAAANLRSNEWTGAGLIVIGEGAMEQMEKCVSSIAIGDRAQGFSKVSRDNIAIGADSLINVQAKTEWYDQSKKAGTRNIGIGGNAGRAITSGFSNVAIGRNAGQGLGTGSLNIALGSFAIGGVAPIGFSGDIENFWPSKTSGTVAIGESVLMTYQGEGAQTAIGGGAARNAKMAEKLTAVGESALESLEKTRAPNGGDVLWSGTETGTYTQSGNNITLTLNNLRNATVGCWVGIRLTSGDAATTQGDVIPAEVVSVTETTLNVKSSKELTTSGSAEIKFVYSAVSTNDTKNTDLVAIGTRAMKGAETASYSTAIGAEAMIKGKNQLKSVAIGGSAMREGDHESSVAVGFWASPYGNSKYCVFIGDSAGYRNVRGDIIRDKITNSIAIGFNSRLNGDNEIQIGGNGQTLYAPTTVNIRSDGRDKTDIKPMQNGLEFVMKLKPVTGYYDRRDSYTDELFKDLPADEREAKIREWWANPEKDGSHKEERLRHWFIAQDVAALESEYGQLPMVNLKNDTYTLEYESFIPVMVKAIQELSAQVEDLKSELKELKK; this comes from the coding sequence ATGGACTTAATCCAAACCCCGAATAAGCAATTTGTCGACGGCGACCGCCGCACGCCCGGTACTCCCGTACCCGCATGGTGGCTGAACCAGTTACAAGGCGAGTTGTACAGCATTTTAAACGCGGCTGGCATTGAGCCTAACAAAGCCGACCATGCCCAAGTCTTATCGGCCATTAAAATTCTGGCCGCCGATGCTTCTCAAGTGGCTAGTATTGAGGCTTTGCGTAAATACAGCGGTGATGGTTATGTAAACGTTAACGCCTATCACCCCAATACAACAGTGGGCGGCGGCGTGTTTGTGGCGGATAAAGCAGATAAATCTACCGCTGATAACGGTTGTACCGTTATTGTTTCTACCGACGGCACGCGCTGGAAGCGTGTGTTTTCAGGGATGCTTAACCTGCATGATTTTGGCTATGTAGCCAGCAAAGACAATGCACTAGCAACTTTAAATGCTGCTGAAGCTGCCGCGCTTGGCATTGTTGTCGACTGCTTGGGTTTGTCAATTGATACGGGTAATACCTACCCGCAAAAAAACAAATACACAAACGGTAAGTTTGTGATTGACGGCAAAACTGTCGATGTTCAATACCAGCCTATCAGAAGCGGTATCGGTCGATTCATTTCTGGGACTGGTGCAGCAGCCAACCTCAGATCGAACGAATGGACCGGTGCAGGTTTAATCGTTATTGGCGAAGGCGCAATGGAGCAGATGGAGAAATGTGTTTCCTCAATCGCTATTGGCGACCGTGCGCAGGGCTTTTCTAAGGTAAGCAGGGACAACATCGCCATTGGCGCAGACAGCTTAATCAACGTACAAGCTAAAACGGAATGGTATGACCAGTCGAAAAAGGCTGGCACGCGCAACATCGGCATTGGCGGCAATGCAGGCCGTGCAATCACAAGTGGTTTTTCAAATGTCGCAATTGGGCGAAATGCCGGGCAAGGATTGGGCACAGGGTCATTAAATATTGCACTTGGCTCATTTGCTATCGGCGGTGTCGCTCCAATCGGATTTAGTGGGGATATTGAAAACTTTTGGCCATCGAAGACCAGCGGAACCGTGGCAATTGGCGAGAGCGTGCTGATGACCTATCAGGGCGAAGGTGCGCAAACTGCTATTGGTGGTGGTGCGGCGCGTAATGCGAAGATGGCGGAGAAATTAACCGCTGTCGGAGAATCTGCTTTAGAAAGCCTTGAAAAAACTCGTGCGCCGAATGGCGGCGATGTCTTATGGAGCGGAACTGAAACAGGCACATACACGCAAAGCGGAAACAATATCACATTGACGTTGAATAACTTGCGTAATGCCACTGTCGGCTGCTGGGTTGGCATCCGATTGACTTCAGGCGATGCCGCGACTACTCAGGGAGATGTAATCCCTGCTGAAGTTGTGTCAGTAACTGAAACAACATTAAACGTGAAAAGCTCAAAAGAGCTAACTACTTCTGGCAGCGCTGAAATAAAATTCGTTTATTCGGCGGTATCGACGAATGATACTAAAAATACTGATTTGGTCGCTATCGGTACGAGAGCCATGAAAGGCGCGGAAACGGCTTCATATAGCACCGCAATAGGCGCAGAGGCGATGATAAAAGGAAAAAACCAATTGAAATCCGTTGCGATTGGAGGATCTGCAATGAGAGAAGGTGATCACGAGTCCAGTGTAGCCGTTGGTTTTTGGGCATCACCATATGGCAATAGCAAATATTGTGTTTTTATTGGGGATAGCGCCGGATATCGCAACGTTAGAGGAGACATTATAAGAGATAAGATCACAAATTCCATCGCTATCGGCTTTAACTCCAGACTTAATGGAGATAACGAAATACAAATCGGAGGTAACGGCCAAACCTTGTACGCCCCGACCACCGTAAATATTCGTTCGGACGGTCGAGATAAAACCGACATCAAGCCAATGCAGAACGGCTTAGAGTTTGTCATGAAACTGAAGCCTGTTACTGGCTACTATGACCGCCGCGATTCGTATACGGACGAACTGTTTAAGGATTTACCAGCCGACGAACGCGAAGCCAAAATCCGCGAATGGTGGGCAAATCCTGAAAAGGACGGTAGCCACAAAGAGGAACGCTTGCGACACTGGTTTATCGCGCAAGACGTTGCCGCGCTTGAATCTGAATATGGTCAGTTGCCGATGGTAAACCTGAAGAACGATACCTACACGCTTGAATATGAATCATTTATTCCCGTGATGGTTAAAGCGATTCAAGAATTATCGGCGCAAGTGGAAGATTTGAAATCCGAACTTAAGGAGTTGAAGAAATGA
- a CDS encoding Com family DNA-binding transcriptional regulator has product MVYYRELRCTYCKKLLAKGSGNVQIKCNRCKTVNTFS; this is encoded by the coding sequence ATGGTTTATTATCGTGAATTACGTTGCACCTACTGCAAAAAACTGTTGGCCAAAGGCAGCGGTAACGTACAAATCAAATGTAACCGTTGTAAAACAGTTAATACTTTCAGCTAG
- a CDS encoding DNA adenine methylase: MMQKMQQTLPIIPWMGGKRRLAKHLLPMFPEHSCYVELFSGGAALFFMRPTPAKVEVLNDINGQLINLYRVVQHHFDEFVRQFEWTLTSRETFACLQSTPPECMTDIQRAARFFYLQHNAFGGKTVQQHFGTATTSKAWDASQIEVKLKAAKDRLKGVYIENESWDRCFKRYDREHTFFYADPPYWQTAGYDQSFGWEQYELLAKVMAESKGKVMLSINDQPDIRELFKDFRITQLELAYTVGRNKTGKTSGELVVCNW, translated from the coding sequence ATGATGCAAAAAATGCAACAAACATTACCTATTATCCCCTGGATGGGTGGCAAACGTCGTTTGGCAAAACATCTTTTGCCCATGTTCCCCGAGCATTCTTGTTATGTTGAGTTGTTTTCCGGTGGCGCAGCGTTGTTCTTTATGCGCCCAACGCCTGCAAAAGTTGAGGTGCTCAACGATATCAACGGACAGCTCATCAATCTCTATCGTGTGGTACAACACCATTTCGACGAGTTCGTCCGTCAGTTCGAGTGGACGCTGACCAGCCGCGAGACATTCGCCTGCCTGCAAAGCACGCCGCCCGAATGCATGACAGATATTCAACGCGCCGCTCGCTTCTTCTACCTTCAGCACAACGCCTTCGGCGGCAAAACCGTCCAGCAGCATTTCGGGACAGCTACCACGTCAAAAGCGTGGGATGCATCACAGATTGAGGTTAAATTAAAGGCTGCTAAAGACCGTTTAAAAGGTGTTTATATCGAGAATGAATCGTGGGATCGTTGCTTCAAACGATATGACCGTGAGCACACCTTCTTCTATGCAGACCCACCATATTGGCAGACCGCAGGCTATGACCAATCATTTGGCTGGGAGCAGTATGAATTACTGGCCAAGGTAATGGCAGAGAGTAAGGGTAAGGTCATGCTATCCATTAATGACCAGCCTGATATTAGGGAATTATTTAAGGATTTCCGTATCACTCAACTTGAATTGGCTTATACGGTCGGAAGAAATAAAACTGGTAAAACCAGTGGAGAATTGGTCGTATGTAATTGGTAA
- a CDS encoding methyltransferase: MTEQDKRWQIHRHLAQDTDERLQLVRNAPKRIMLIGADADISRSLLAARYPDAVFEEYDPNADFLKTAAAARKGGFWQKLTGKTIPQHCQALTAPLPEAAADMLWANLSLSRADDILPVLKNWAAALKTDGLLFFTHFGRDSLTELTGRLNHEGIECEAPTLIDMHDLGDMLADNGFYDPVTDTAKLELSYKKAGTFWQDMETLGLWNALKFSNPQVAKECVDKIFANEGRLNITLETVYGHAVKKLVLPQGENVVQFFPKRQG; encoded by the coding sequence ATGACCGAACAAGACAAACGCTGGCAAATTCACCGCCATCTCGCCCAAGACACCGACGAGCGCCTGCAGCTGGTCCGCAATGCACCCAAACGCATCATGCTGATTGGTGCCGATGCCGACATCAGCCGCAGCCTGCTGGCCGCGCGTTATCCCGACGCCGTGTTTGAAGAATACGATCCGAATGCTGACTTTTTGAAAACCGCCGCCGCCGCGCGCAAAGGCGGTTTCTGGCAGAAGCTGACCGGTAAAACCATTCCGCAGCATTGCCAAGCCCTGACCGCGCCGCTGCCTGAAGCTGCCGCCGATATGTTGTGGGCCAACCTCAGCCTCAGCCGCGCCGACGATATTTTGCCGGTATTGAAAAACTGGGCCGCCGCTTTGAAAACTGACGGATTATTGTTTTTCACGCACTTTGGCCGCGACAGCCTGACCGAACTGACAGGCCGTCTGAACCATGAAGGCATCGAATGCGAAGCGCCTACGCTGATTGATATGCACGACTTGGGCGATATGCTCGCCGACAACGGCTTTTACGATCCGGTAACCGACACGGCGAAGCTTGAGTTGAGCTATAAAAAAGCCGGGACGTTTTGGCAGGACATGGAAACCTTGGGATTATGGAATGCGTTGAAGTTCAGCAATCCGCAAGTGGCAAAGGAATGTGTGGATAAGATTTTTGCCAACGAAGGCCGTCTGAACATCACGCTTGAAACCGTATACGGCCATGCCGTGAAAAAATTGGTGTTGCCCCAAGGGGAGAACGTGGTGCAGTTTTTCCCGAAACGGCAGGGCTAG
- the bioH gene encoding pimeloyl-ACP methyl ester esterase BioH: MPHSAKKVYLIHGWAANRHVFDDLIPRLPADWDVRALDLPGHGDAPFAEPFDIAAVAEAFAGQIDTPAHILGWSLGGLVALYLTALYPDKIQSLCLTASFARLTADTDYPEGLAQPALGKMVGAFQQDYAKHIKQFLQLQLLHTPHSGEILNRVLPDLARCGTPSALQAALEAVNHADARPLLPLIQTPSLLVFGQKDAITPPRMGEYLHRHLSNSELVLIDKAAHAPFLSHADEFAETYRNFVEKAV; the protein is encoded by the coding sequence ATGCCACACTCCGCCAAAAAAGTTTATCTGATACACGGTTGGGCGGCGAACCGCCATGTATTTGACGATTTGATACCGCGCCTGCCTGCCGATTGGGACGTCCGCGCGCTTGATTTGCCCGGACACGGCGATGCGCCTTTTGCCGAACCGTTTGATATTGCCGCCGTTGCCGAAGCCTTCGCCGGACAAATCGACACGCCGGCACACATTCTTGGCTGGTCGCTGGGTGGATTGGTTGCCCTGTATTTGACCGCGCTTTATCCCGACAAAATCCAATCGCTATGCCTGACGGCAAGTTTTGCCCGATTGACTGCCGACACGGATTATCCCGAAGGCTTGGCACAACCTGCCTTGGGCAAGATGGTCGGCGCATTTCAGCAGGATTATGCCAAACATATTAAACAGTTTCTACAACTGCAACTGCTGCACACGCCCCATTCCGGCGAAATCTTAAACCGGGTGCTGCCCGATTTGGCGCGCTGCGGCACGCCTTCCGCCTTACAGGCCGCGCTTGAAGCGGTCAACCATGCCGATGCGCGTCCGCTGTTGCCGCTGATTCAGACACCGTCATTGCTGGTGTTTGGACAGAAAGACGCTATTACGCCGCCGCGCATGGGCGAATATTTACACCGCCATTTGAGCAACAGCGAGCTGGTCCTTATCGACAAAGCCGCACACGCGCCCTTTTTAAGCCATGCCGACGAATTTGCCGAAACCTACCGCAATTTTGTCGAAAAGGCCGTCTGA
- a CDS encoding ComF family protein — MNVLSWWRSLKQLNARRCVLCHDSVSDGLCRGCANDLTEYFIDAAQSCPLCFRHVAGGAVCGSCQKKPPAFDRMWASLYYEPPVSSMIRELKHLADLGMSRPLADLMSQNAPDWLATEHFDFVLPMPLSKERRLKRGFNQSEALTDILAKRYGWTLLPRHAVFRRHGEPQSTLKSDERLRNIKSAFKIKAELPKACNILLIDDVFTTGSTLNELAKTLKKSGTGKIFCWSLARPPMKK; from the coding sequence ATGAATGTTCTTTCTTGGTGGCGCAGTTTGAAACAGCTCAATGCGCGACGTTGCGTATTATGCCACGATTCCGTTTCAGACGGCCTTTGCCGAGGCTGCGCAAACGATTTGACGGAATATTTTATCGACGCGGCACAAAGCTGCCCTTTGTGTTTCCGCCACGTCGCGGGCGGGGCAGTGTGCGGCAGTTGTCAGAAAAAGCCGCCCGCATTTGATAGAATGTGGGCCTCGCTGTATTACGAACCACCCGTCAGCAGCATGATACGCGAGCTGAAACACTTAGCGGATTTGGGCATGAGCCGTCCGTTGGCGGATTTGATGAGCCAAAACGCACCGGACTGGCTGGCAACGGAACACTTCGATTTCGTCCTGCCCATGCCTTTGAGCAAAGAGCGGCGGCTCAAGCGCGGATTCAACCAAAGTGAGGCGTTGACGGATATTTTGGCAAAACGCTACGGCTGGACGCTGCTGCCGCGCCACGCGGTTTTCAGACGGCATGGCGAGCCGCAAAGTACGCTGAAAAGCGACGAACGTCTGCGAAATATCAAGAGTGCATTTAAAATCAAAGCCGAATTGCCGAAGGCGTGTAATATTCTGTTAATTGACGATGTCTTTACCACCGGCTCGACTTTAAACGAATTGGCGAAAACGCTGAAAAAATCAGGCACAGGTAAGATTTTTTGCTGGAGCTTGGCACGGCCGCCAATGAAAAAATAG